From the Bacteroidales bacterium genome, the window CAGCCAAAGTACCTGTAACAGTATATATGGTAGTTGTATCCGGTTCAACTGTTATGGAATTATTTATTGCTAAGTTGCTCCAAACATAAGCAGTAGAATTTCCATTTGCTGTTAATGTAGTTTGTTCCCCTTTACAGATGGTTGGATTTACCGGGCTTATACTTACTGAAGGAGCTGTACAAGCGTCCTGTACTGTTAAAAAACAATTTTTTGCCTGGGTTTCAGTTGCAGCAAAAGAAGCATAAAATGTTACAGGACCTGTTCCATTAGCAGGAGCAGTCCATGAATAAACCCATGATGATTGAAGTTGATTTGAAACACATGACTTATTGGAATATACTGTGAATCCGGCTCCGCTTGCAAAGTAACCTACTTTATTACCTCCTGCTGTTTCGGCTGTTATTTCCAGGCCGTACTGAGCGGAGTTTGGAGCTTTACAGGTAATAGAATATACTGTTCCTCCAATAAATCCTGTTGATGGGATATCGGTAATAATCCAACCAGTTACATTTAACCCTTCTGTAAAATGGCATTGAGTCATACCATTACCACTACAGTCATTATAATTATCACCGGGAGATCCGCTATATCCGGGACCTTGTTGACCATCTGTCCAGCAGAAAGCAGATTTATCTACATAAATCAATGAAAAAATAAGGACAGCAATAACTGACAGGATTGTAATTTTCTTAATCATATATTTAATTTTTTTGGGTTAGCACTTTATAATTTATTTTGTGATAGTCGGGAAAGAAATAAAGCTAAAATTTCTTACTAAACAAATGTAATAAATTGAAAAGGCAGATGCAATATTGAATTTATTAAAAAAGGTAATCAATAGGTATGTGTAGATAATATTATATTTTTTGTCTGCCAATAGATTTTATTTTATGATATATTTTTTATATAATAATGTTATTTTTACAAAAGTATTATTTAAATTTTTAGAATTACAAATTTTTTCAAAAAAAATTATCATCATAATGTTTAAAGCTCATATTTTTAAGAGTTCTTTCAATAAATGTTTATCTTCATTTTGCAAAGATGAATGTGTGGTGTTAAGTCTAATATATCACATTGATTTTATCGAAATGTGATATATTCTGTATGTGATTCATTTTTCGATGAACTCAGAATAACCGCCATTTCAAAATCAACTAACACTAGTACTCTTTAAATCTAAGCTTTTATACATTTTGTTACCTTTGTACGTATTTTATCAAGAAATGTTTTATGAAAAAAAAAGTTTCTCCGGGAGAAATAACTGAATATGTCCGCCATTTCCAGAAAAGCCGTATTTTATTGACTGCTTTAGAATTTGGAATTTTTACGATTTTAGATAAAAAACCATTGACATCGAAAATTGTTGCAAAAAAAATTAAAGCAAATGCACGTGCTACAGATAGACTTATGAATGCTTTAACAGCATTAGGGTTTTTAGAAAAAAAGGGAATTTTATTCAGTAATGCTGAACACTCTGAAAAGTATTTTGTATTTGGCAAGCGTGATTTTATGTCGGGGCTTTTGCATTCCATTAATGTTTGGGATACATGGACAAATTTAACGGAAAGCATAAAAAAGGGAAGATCTGTTATTGTAAGGCCTAAATTGATTAATAATCGAAACAAAGAATGGCTTAAAGTTTTTATCAATGCTATGCATTATCGTGCATTACGCCAGGCGCCGGATATCGTGAAGCTTATCGACATGAAAAATATTAATCGGGTTCTTGACATTGGCGGTGGAAGCGGTGCTCATGCTATGGCTTTTACTGATGCGGGAAAGCAAATTACAGCAACAGTTTTCGATTTACCCAATATTATACCTATTACAAAAAAATTTATTAAAGAAAATGGGTATTTAAAAAAAGTTGACACTTTTGCCGGCGATTATAATAAATGTGAACTTCCTAAAGGATATGACCTTATTTTTATTTCAGCTGTGGTTCATATAAATTCATATTCCGAAAATATTAGGCTTATGAAGAAATGTGTAAAAGCATTAAACCCCAAAGGAGTAGTTGTTATACAAGATCATGTTATGAAAGATAACAGGACCGAACCTGTGCAGGGAGCTATGTTTGCATTGAATATGCTTGTTGGAACAGAAAAAGGCGACACTTATACCGAATCGGAAATCAAGGAATGGTTCCAAAAATCAGGACTTCATTTTGTTAAGAGAATTCCGGTAGCAATGGGAAATTCACTAATAATAGGAAAAAAATGATATAAGTATTCATGACATACATATACAAATATCCTCAAATAGCTGTAACTGTTGACATAATTATTTTTACAAAAGAAAAAAATGATATTTATGTCTTGCTTATTCAGCGTAGTAATCCTCCATTTGAAAATATGTGGGCTTTTCCCGGAGGGTTTGTTGAAATTAACGAAACATTGGAAAATGCTGCAAAAAGAGAACTTGAAGAAGAAACAAAAATATGCAGAGTTGAATTAAAGCAGTTCTATACTTTCGATGCAGTTGAACGTGATCCACGTCAGAGAACGATTTCAGTTGTATTCACAGGATATGTTCCTTCAAAGGATATTTTTTATTCTGCTGCTGATGATGCGAATAATGTTAAATGGGTTAGGATAAAGGAAATTGATGAACTGGCATTTGATCACAAAGAAATACTTCAGAAAGCTATCAATGATTTACTACAATGAAAGCATCAACGATATTTTTTCCTGATTCTCAGATAGTATTCTTTTAGTTTCTTTGTATCCTAAATTAAATATCTCATTGATCTTAGAAATATCAAGGAGTTTAAATTTTTCAAGTCCTATAGGTTCAATAAAAATATCACATTTATTTATTTTTTTTGACATGTGCGATGAAAAACTTAAATGAAAAGAACGTTCGGCAATACTCATAATACTGGTAAATTCTTCACAGTAACCAAAAGGATTCACATGAATTCCTATTATAAAGTCACATATTTTTTCAACAGGTTCTATTGGAAAATTATTTAATACACCTCCATCAACAAAGGATTTTTCATCTATTTTAATTGGAGCAAATATAACAGGTACTGTAGAAGAAGCTAGTATAGGTTTGAGAAGTTCTCCGCTGCTAAAGTATTTACAGATACCTTCATTTAAGTTAGTTGCAGTAACAATTAATGGAATGGTAAGTTCTTCAAATGTTTTTGCTTTCAGATTTTGTGAAATGATTTTTGTAAGTCCTGTCATTTTTAAAAGACCTTTTTTGGGAATAACAATTTCTAGGTATTTGAATAGTTTTTTTTCCGAAAACATATTCATTATTTCATCCCCGTTTTTCCCGTCTGCATATAATGATCCTGCAATTGCTCCTGCACTTGTACCCGATATGATTCCAGGAAAAATACCGGCTTCATTTAATGCTTTCAGCGCTCCGGCATGAGCAAAGCCTCTTACTCCGCCGCCACTTAATACAAGACCAATTTTATATTTTTTTTCTTTAATCATTAAGCTTTGTAAACTTTGTGATTTTATGTTGATTATTAATAGTCAGGTTTAAGGTATATATTCCGGTTGCTAATGATTCTGTTGTTATGTTAATGATATGTTCTCCTTCCGAAAAATCCTGCGAAGTGGATTTACTTATTAGTCTACCGCTAAAATCAAATATTTCATAATGAATAGTTGCATTCTTTTTCAGGTTTAATGAAATATTGTAGTTGTCGTATACAGGGTTAGGATAAAAATTTATTCCTGAAAAATAGATGTCAGAAATATTTCCAACAGTAATAGCTGGTTTTTTTATCCAAATTGGATTGGTATAACAATTAAAATTTTCGGAAGACCTTTTATAAATGGAACTTAGTGTACCATAATTCTTATATGTAGTTAACTCGGCACGAATGTAAAAATATTTGTTATCCTGAATACTATCGGGGGCAATAAAAAGCAGCAATAATGAATCGACATTGTAGATATAAGATTTATTTAATACTGATGAATCAAGTGGCAGATAAATAGTGTGTTCTCCATTTTGAGTACCTACAATAAATTTTAATTTATTAAAGTTTCCAAATTCGGCAGAAGTAACTATATCTAATTTCAATTTCGCATTTTGATATTCGGCTACTGTTGGTGTTGCTTCCTGTCCTACTATATATTCCGAAGTGCTGTTATTTCCGTCAATGCTTATTCCAATTGAAACCAGGGGACCATCAGATATAATTGAATTTCCATTTTCAAGTGATGACAAAATATTGCTTCCTGCATTTCCCATTCCTGATGGGCAATAAACCAGTGTAGTTAATTTTCCTATAGCATCATCACTGATGTCGCCGGTAACACCATATACAAAATTTGTATTACAATAATTAAAATCGCCATGAGCATCGCTTCCTGCAGAAATATAAAATTTATAATTATTCAAAGCATTATTGTTATTTTTCATTAT encodes:
- a CDS encoding patatin-like phospholipase family protein codes for the protein MIKEKKYKIGLVLSGGGVRGFAHAGALKALNEAGIFPGIISGTSAGAIAGSLYADGKNGDEIMNMFSEKKLFKYLEIVIPKKGLLKMTGLTKIISQNLKAKTFEELTIPLIVTATNLNEGICKYFSSGELLKPILASSTVPVIFAPIKIDEKSFVDGGVLNNFPIEPVEKICDFIIGIHVNPFGYCEEFTSIMSIAERSFHLSFSSHMSKKINKCDIFIEPIGLEKFKLLDISKINEIFNLGYKETKRILSENQEKISLMLSL
- a CDS encoding T9SS type A sorting domain-containing protein, which gives rise to MIKKITILSVIAVLIFSLIYVDKSAFCWTDGQQGPGYSGSPGDNYNDCSGNGMTQCHFTEGLNVTGWIITDIPSTGFIGGTVYSITCKAPNSAQYGLEITAETAGGNKVGYFASGAGFTVYSNKSCVSNQLQSSWVYSWTAPANGTGPVTFYASFAATETQAKNCFLTVQDACTAPSVSISPVNPTICKGEQTTLTANGNSTAYVWSNLAINNSITVEPDTTTIYTVTGTLAGCPSYISTTVTVKDLPATPVITQIGTYLSSSATTGNQWYNSSGLITGATGQTYTPTTVDTYYVIVTENGCESEPSNSIFTSIPHTPDATYSFEIYPNPATDVISVSYENIKNVNFYVYNVQGKLLFTKSAKNKNTKINISDLGKGVYFIKAECAEGTIIKRFVKE
- a CDS encoding NUDIX hydrolase, producing MTYIYKYPQIAVTVDIIIFTKEKNDIYVLLIQRSNPPFENMWAFPGGFVEINETLENAAKRELEEETKICRVELKQFYTFDAVERDPRQRTISVVFTGYVPSKDIFYSAADDANNVKWVRIKEIDELAFDHKEILQKAINDLLQ
- a CDS encoding methyltransferase; translation: MKKKVSPGEITEYVRHFQKSRILLTALEFGIFTILDKKPLTSKIVAKKIKANARATDRLMNALTALGFLEKKGILFSNAEHSEKYFVFGKRDFMSGLLHSINVWDTWTNLTESIKKGRSVIVRPKLINNRNKEWLKVFINAMHYRALRQAPDIVKLIDMKNINRVLDIGGGSGAHAMAFTDAGKQITATVFDLPNIIPITKKFIKENGYLKKVDTFAGDYNKCELPKGYDLIFISAVVHINSYSENIRLMKKCVKALNPKGVVVIQDHVMKDNRTEPVQGAMFALNMLVGTEKGDTYTESEIKEWFQKSGLHFVKRIPVAMGNSLIIGKK